CAAATCAAATGTTgatcctttcttctctctctcttttccccctttcgTTGGCTGCAGATTAGCTGCAGCCTTCTACTCTCGTGGGTGATCCATTTTAGGCACTAATTAATCATGCGATTTGCTTCACCATCATGAAATCACCTTCGATCTGTTCTAATAATGGGCATGCTGCATCGAAAAACTATAAGCATAGCTTTTGATATTTCAGTGACTGATTTCACTTGTTACATGAATGCAATGCTGCCTCTTTAGCTCATATTAGATTTCTATAATACATCGAGCATATGTGAATATTATTAGTATTTCAGCGCAGTGATGCTACTGATTGTCATGCTCCTCTGAATGTGGTCATTGGACTGTACGATCATCTTGCAAATTCATTGTCATTAGCATTTCAGTCCTGAATGAAAGCAATTGAGCTTATGAGATGATCCCCTTTTCTTAGCAAGAAAGATGGTCCCAGTCAAAAGCCCTTGTGTTTTTGTTAGGATATCCACCAGTAGTTTCTTTTTATGTGATGATCGCATTGCTTCTATCCTAGCCTTGGACATATTGATCCAATTCTCAGCCATGAATTCATCATGGCAACGTGTATTCCCATGTAGAGATAACTAGGAGCTGACAAATTGACCATCGATTGTACATTACAGTAGCATACTGTTGACATTTACAATGTGTAGCATGAGGAGTCGTCCTTGATTATGCTTTGTAATTTCCTCTTGAGTTCATTTTGTTTGTCATAATGTCACATGCATTTTCTATAATTGGTCCTATCATTTTCTACTGCAGGCATTTCAAGGGTCCGTACCCATTTGGTGACGAGCAGGAACCAAAGGAGGGGATCATGGAGGATGATAAGCATGACAATTGGGAGCTTCCTGGAGGAGAGCTCCCTTCTTACAGATGAACCGAGAAATGACATTGATGTTTTTTTGGAGCTCCCTTCTTACAGATGAACTTAGAAATGACACTGATGTTTTCTGTCTGACAAAGGATTTCTATGCTTCAACTTCAGTTCCTCTTTCTTCTTCAGCAGTAGAGTGAACTTACCCAACACAACCCTAGTTGATCTGTGACCAATATTTAGTGAACTTGCATTTCTAGGTGTAAGGTATAGTTGTTATGTGGCAAAATACCTAGTCTGAACCGATTCCTCTGTTGTGTGTTAATTGCCAATTTGCTTCACGTGCCTTTGCCTTTTCTCTGCTTAACTTCTGATCCTGCTAGTGCTGCTGGTGACTTGCAAATTGCAGTGAAGTGATGTTGGTTTATACTATTACATGAAGTACAGCTCTTATTATTTTCTTGGATTATGACAACACATAGCTAATGGGCCAAATTCAGTGACCCCAAAGTTGGTAGGATTCGGGGCTCGAAAAGTCTACATTGCGAAATTGTGTGGACAAGTACTGCAAATAATTGAGATTTGATCATCATCTTGTTGTACTAATTGTGAAGTGCACGCTTGTGATGGACAGAACGACATGGAGAAAATGATAAAGAAGAGGAAAGGAGAACGAACAGGAAAGCTCGTGGCCTATGCATACCATCTTGCCACGCATATTCCGGCATTATTAGGCAAATGATTGGGACTTCGATTATTCTTGTTATTTCTCCTGTTCTTTTTTCGTTGTCTTTTTGGGTTGAGCTGGCAAATATATTGTTGCTCAATAATTTACTTGCAGAAAGCTCGAATGCTCCAGCACATCAACAGAAAGCTCAGATTGCTTCTGGAATTAATGTCAGCAACACTGCATCCGAATGCCTAACTGTGGACCTACCACTCTACCtgtatttcttcttcctctctcttttttttccttccttttttgaTGTCAATTctcatcatcttttttttttgtttgttgcttTTGTTCTGTGATTCTCTGTTGGTAAGAAAGAAAGGATTCTTTTATCAGGTCAGTGAGAATGGATATGTTTACTGTTTCTTCAGAATTACTGCGAGATTAAGATTACCAGATCATTAGGTAATCCTAGGAAGGTGCCTGCAGAATGGTGGAACGATTTAAATGTGCTCCTTGCATGAGTGCGACCCATGACGTTCTTGATCAGCTGGCCTTGGATGTTGAGTTCATAACCGACAGCAGCTGAAGAaactcaatatatatataatatcaatAAGAAGCCGTTGTATCCTTTGATTGCCCAACCATTTCCAGTCAACGTTTTCAGACGgctgacaatttttttaaatgaaccgAACAAGATAGTACGACCTTTTATATTGATATAGCCTAAAACCATAGCGCCCGCTGATAAATGAGAAACTTTTAGACGATCAATGCATTTGCCAAGAACTTGCATTGCATAGACAGTAACCTAGGGTGTgttttcacgctaaaattggaagtttggttgaaattagaacgatgtgatggaaaagttggaagtttatgtgtgtaggaaagttttgatgtgatgaaaaagttggaagtttgaagaaaaagtttggaactaaacaaggctcCAGTGGATCAAATTTTTCAGGGAGACAGGGACCAATTGTACAGGAACAGGCCTGTACAATAGTACAGTACACGGTATGGATCCAGCTGCCCTGCATCTAAATCTGAAGCCCCATCATCATCCAATATGCAGTGAGGCACAATGCAACAGAATTTCCAGAGCTACTACacactggaatgaaatgagccaaccaattcaggGAGCAAAGTGGAGGATTTAGCTCTGCATGCCAGAGAGACAAGCAAAGGTGTGCCAGCTTATTACCTGCCAGAAATTCAGGCACTGTTGTCCACGGCATGAAGATTTCAAGGTCCGACTTAGCAACAGCATTATCATAGCAGCTCACATGTCTCCATACATTCATTGTCATGATAGTATACATATGGGCATTATACTATTATTATACTATTATACATTTATACTGATGGGGTACCAAACTGCCAAATCACTGGCCAAATGTGTGTACTTTATTCTTTCAGTCTTTCTCAGTTCTACTATGAGTTATCTTCAGATAGCAACATCACCAGAAGGCACCAAACCAATCCACACTTGCCAGCTTTAAGTATTGTTGTCCATAGCTTTTTTCTTGATTAGTACAGCAAAACTAACATTAATTTGTGGGTTAGAGGATAGGAAATTAAAAAGGCCATGTCTGTTTGCTTCATTTGCTCTGACTAAACTATGTGCAAGCCTGTCCTGATAAATTTATGGATACTAGTAAAATAAAGATCTGGGACCTTCGAGGAAGACAAGGACATCCTGTCAAGAAACTTTAGATAATTAACAAGAAGGGAGTACAATAAGTTAAAGAGGGAAAGAGACCTAGGATTTATCCAGTGAGTGCTTGTATGTGCCAGATTAAGTTAACCTAACCATGAAAGTTCAGTAATGAAAGATGGTTGAGAGAGTGACCTGGATGTTGATGCAGTCTCTTCAGATACGTTTCCACCAGCTTTAGTGAAAATAGCCTGTATGACATAAGAAGAATacattcccaaagctactaCATATAAAGATGCTAGAGATAAAGTAGTCATGATGTaaatataaagtaaaaaaatcaaaagaaagcAGGCAGCATAGATTACCCGGGTATGATTTTTCCCTGGAAAAGCCAAATATGCTTCCAGGACCACATCAAAGGAAGGTGTACCATCCTTGTCTGCATCACAAACGGCCAGTTAACCAGCTCGTGGTTACTGAACTCAGTTGTAGCCTTCTTCACAATGATTTTGTTTGCATTGTCAGATAGGTGAACAACTGAACAGGCACTGTGATTTCAGTTTTGTGTTATCCATAAGGTAACAGAAAATAAAGCCAAATATAGcaacttgagaaaaaaaaatgaaatcaagAAATTGATTGTATTGATTGTCTCCCCCCAACCAAACTTACAATGAATTGTGCTACCTATCTTTATCTACAAAAGAATCATTTCCTTCTTAGATATGTAACAAAAAATGATGATTCTAATGAACTAAGAAAAGATCAAAAGAccttaaaattcaaaaaatatacCAAAGAGCAAATCGCTCTTCTATCTAATTTCTTTTTGGTTCTTCTTTCCCTGTCTGTGTCTCCATGTCATGTATTGTGGTGCCGTGCTGTGCAAGACCAAATACAGTGTTTACCAATCTACCATGGAAGATTTCCAGTGTGTGGGTCTGTGAAAACTTTCTGAACAAAATCTTTCAAACCGTTATCATATACTTCACAGAAACGCCTCGGCCAATCCTCTGGTTCAACCGGTTTGGTCCCAAGCCCAGGAGCCCTGTCCCTTGATCCAACATTCTCCTCGTCCTGCCAATCAGCAACATATGTCGCGACACGTCCGGAGAACTTATCCTTGAACACCTCCCAGACTTGGTATTTGTAGTGGTTGATCAGCATCATACCCTGACCAATGTTCACATATTTCATCCCTTCCTTCAGATGGAAGTGGTGCACCACATTGATGAGGGATGGGTTCAATGCGTCTGGCCTGACAATTGACTTATGGCGCTCAGGTGCAGCCAGCCGGCAGGTGTAGCCTGTTGTAACACCTTTCTTTGGGATCTTAGTCCGGCCTGATGGACCAAAACTATGGCATGCAGTCCTGAGCTCACCGATCCGTGGCTTGACAGAGTAATTTCGGAGGACATCTTGTAGTGTTTGGTTGCCAGGGAAGTGCAGGAACTCATCTATGTCAATGAACCCCACCCACTCACAGCTCTCTCGAGCCCTGAGTGCACAATGTGCAAATCCAGCCTCCTGAGATTTCATCCATGGCCATAAGTAGCGTGTCACATTGTACCTGGATGAATCCATGGTGTTGAGGACCTCCTCAATGCCATCGTCGCTGTTGTTGTCATAGATGAACCACCGCTGCACACCAATACGTGAGTGATAGATGATCCATTCCCGCAGGAACCGTGCTTGGTTGCGAAGCATGGTGCAGACACACATTGAGTGTGCCTTTCGTCTCCAATGCTTGTTGTACCGAGGAAGCGGCTCCGGTTGCGCGATTGAGGGGAGTGTAGAGCTTCCCCGGCCCTTAGTCCTGATGGAGACCAACATAGGCTTGTCATCATTGTTTCTGCTGTTTTTGCCACCGGTAGTCATCCTGAGGTACCGGCGAATGCGAACTGGTGTCACACACCGGAATATCTCCTGAGCAGCAGAAACCACTGGGGAGGTGACAACAAGCTTCGGCTTCGAAAAGTCTCGGCCAAAGACACACTCGTACCGTGATGGCACACCTAGACGACCCGGACGGAGGTTCATCCCCTTTGCAAACACAACGGTGGAGTTGTCCTTGCTGTCAATAAGTGCAGTGTACACCAGCCGATCCCATTGCAACGGCGCCACCGGAGCCGACTGCGCCAGTGAGAGGGACACAGCGACCCTGGATGGTCCGGCGGGACAATGGACGAGGCTGGGTCCATCCGGCAAGGTAGCGACGGACAAGGGCTGGCGACGCAGCTGCGACGAGTTGACAGGGGAGTACAGGCACTCAAATTGCCCCGAAGCCGGCAGCAATGAGCCATCTCTGAGCATCAGGAGAACATGGTCCGGCAAGGCAACCGCGTGCTGGATATGAACAGAAGGCAACACGGCGTCGACGCTGACCATGCCGGCTTGCTGCGCGCCGCGCTCCGACGACACGGCGTTCAGGGTGGCCGACGGCCACGCGGTCTTGAGCACGGGCCGGAAGGATGCTGCATCAGGGGGACAAGAAGAACATGGGATTAGTTAGCACAGCACATTCTGTCCATAAATTAAAGAGCCAAACGGATTCGGCATGGGTGAATTCAGATTGCATCAACAGAAACGTTCTTCATGTGACCAAGATAAGCCTTTTCTATTCCCAGAATTCACAGTATCAATTCAGTCAAACGGCAGTAGCAGCAACACTAGTTGCAATTTAGTAAACTCGCAAGCCAGCGTAACATTCCGGAAATCGCGAACCACGCAAGAAtggaatgagaaaaaaaaacactacaaATTTTGTTGGAACAGTGAGACCCCTCAGATCTGCCACGCGATTTGCAACCCCACAAGAAAGAGAGAACTTTTTCTTCACCACTCCCCAACAGCAAACACTAAACGCATACCAGAAACAAatctaaataaacaaaaatgcaAAAGAAACTTTCCCTCAAATCATTCGCGTGAGTCCAATTGAATCGATCCAAACCGCGCCTCCAACCACAAGATTGTCATGGGAGCATGATTCCACTGGCCTACCTAAACCCAACCAAGATCCAATTCAACTCCCCCCCACGCCACGGCGGCAGCCAACCaactccgccgccgtccccagAAGCGACCAAGGCGGAGGCGAGGGGGAAAAACGAGTCTCACCTCCAATGACGTGCGCGGCGCCGAAGAGCACCGCGCCGGCGAAGAGGAACGCGAAGAACGCCGCGAACAGCCGCCGCTGCGTCCCCGCCGGCGCCCGCTGCCCCCTCGCCCCGAAactcccacctccccctcctccgccactGCCCTTACTCCCAAGCCTACTCAGCTtcctctccttcgccgccaacGCCATGCCGCGGACGCACGCACCACTGTCTCCAGCAGCTCCCCTCTCGCTCAGATCGATCCACGAGCGCCGGCTAACCCCACGCGCCGCACCATTcactgctcctcctcgccggcggcgaccactggagctctccctctctctctctctctcctcggtcGTCTCTCTCCGCCGCGGTTGCTGCCGTAAatggcgaggaggcggaggctcCGAATCCGAAGCGGCGGTGGTTGCCGTTTATACCCGCGCGCACGCCACCGCCAGGTGGGGTCCACACCTGTCCCCACATGTCGGTGACCCAAATGGCAGGCGCTCCACGCGGCGCGGTGGGTGccaatgacaggtgggtcccacggggACAACCTGTCAGTGAGACTTGTCGCTCTGAGTttctgtttgtattgtttgatc
The Oryza glaberrima chromosome 8, OglaRS2, whole genome shotgun sequence DNA segment above includes these coding regions:
- the LOC127782263 gene encoding glycosyltransferase family 92 protein Os08g0121900, giving the protein MALAAKERKLSRLGSKGSGGGGGGGSFGARGQRAPAGTQRRLFAAFFAFLFAGAVLFGAAHVIGASFRPVLKTAWPSATLNAVSSERGAQQAGMVSVDAVLPSVHIQHAVALPDHVLLMLRDGSLLPASGQFECLYSPVNSSQLRRQPLSVATLPDGPSLVHCPAGPSRVAVSLSLAQSAPVAPLQWDRLVYTALIDSKDNSTVVFAKGMNLRPGRLGVPSRYECVFGRDFSKPKLVVTSPVVSAAQEIFRCVTPVRIRRYLRMTTGGKNSRNNDDKPMLVSIRTKGRGSSTLPSIAQPEPLPRYNKHWRRKAHSMCVCTMLRNQARFLREWIIYHSRIGVQRWFIYDNNSDDGIEEVLNTMDSSRYNVTRYLWPWMKSQEAGFAHCALRARESCEWVGFIDIDEFLHFPGNQTLQDVLRNYSVKPRIGELRTACHSFGPSGRTKIPKKGVTTGYTCRLAAPERHKSIVRPDALNPSLINVVHHFHLKEGMKYVNIGQGMMLINHYKYQVWEVFKDKFSGRVATYVADWQDEENVGSRDRAPGLGTKPVEPEDWPRRFCEVYDNGLKDFVQKVFTDPHTGNLPW